The Zingiber officinale cultivar Zhangliang chromosome 2A, Zo_v1.1, whole genome shotgun sequence genomic sequence GCCGCCTCGAAGAGCTCGGGTGAGcagatcaaaatcaaaaagaaatcCGATTCTGGTTCAAAACAATGGATTGGTAACCAAAAAGGGGAGGTCTGCGGATCTTCCAAATCTTTCCGTGAGCTTATCTTCTGCCCCTACAGAGGAGGATAACAAAATCGATAAGCAAACTGAAGGATTTCTCTCAAAATCACCGACCAGAAGAGACTCGCTCACGTCTCCCCACCTCCCCTTCTCTTTAATCCTTCTAAAATGTATTATTTCTCGAAATCAATTTCTTTCTGCAAAttctattaatttattaaagCGGAAACTTACACTTTACCCCGTTAATTATAGAATTCCATCTTTTACAACGGTAAACATCACATGGCACTCCGTTCTAGATCAGTTTTCTCCGTTTGGAGGCCATATCGGTCTGAAATAGCATATTTAtccttataaattttattattatatatacacACCAAACATAAATACGATTTAGCAATCATCTCTCTTAGATCACAATCACAACACTCTTGGTACAAGAATCATAACACTCTTATAAATTATagggggaaaaaaaaaagatgttattttttaaatagtcAAGATGACATTTCAATTACTAGTTATGATTTCATAGATGTTACAATCATAAATAAATTCAGTTATGTCCCTTCGGggtggtgcgatggttaagatatGGGGTGttaccacatgaggtcttggggtcgaaactcgacgtgaccgagcataaccttctccatgtcttggccatttgcgctaatggctagtagccacctgtgatttacctcctctgtgttaacctagggacgggttgacggaggcgctgggggcgagcgaatcgcctttttgccacataAATAAACTCAattataacaataataaaatcgtAATTACTACAACGTTTAAAAAGtgataacttttgactcaggttGAATAACGAGAGACACAATATATAAATTTGTTAAAAGATCTATATTTATTATCGATTGTAATCCATAACAACtcaattttaaacctaaaaaatatAGTTTAAAATCTTTACGGAGGTATCGAAGAATTTTAGTTCTCTTTGTTTAGGTTTTTttccatgttgtagcagctatgaaatcTTAACTATTACAATTATTATAATTGTAATAGTTATGAAACTTAACTGCTATGTAGTTGTAACAATTACGAAATCGTAATTATTAcaataaaaattataactattgTAGTTGTAGTAGTTACGAAATCATAGTTACTACAACTATTGTAGTAGTTACAaaatcatagttgctacaacatgcaTAATAACTATGATTTTGTATCTACTACATGTATAGTAACTACGATTTTATAACTACTACAATACGTCTGACCAATTCAagatttaggcaagataataataaaaatagtataAGAAAAGTTGTATATTTTACGTGGTGTGGAGCACTccgtttgataaaaaaattttaaaaaaatgaagcaccctttaagaatttttttaaaaaatagacaaATTTTTTTGTATGCCCAATAATAAAATTTAAGATTTCATTTTTATTATCACTTTGAAGTCCTCTACCACCTAGACTTTTCATTCTCAAGTCAACTAATTATACCAATTCAAACCCTCTATCCTCGAGTTGTTCTTCCCAAAatcttacaattttttttatatataattcaagTACTCGAGCCCGATTAATTCAGAAGATCGATGATTTTTACCTATCAAGTAAATCTGAAATACAATTTTTATaccatttgaaattcaaactttatTATTCCTCTAAATAAAATAGAAGTCAATTAAGATAAGCAATGCCAATAAATGATCTTTATTGTAAAATctaaaacaatattattttaaataaaatggaGTAAAATTCATCCAACTTACAAAAATGGTAATTCACAGATTAGCACAAcaaattattatcattattattaaaatatacaGTAGTGAATTGTGATATTACAAGTCAATACTAAAAATAACAATTCAGAGATTACCAAGTCAATACTAACTTCTGTGTTGTCAAAGAAGAACACTGTAAAGAGAgtggaaagaaggaagaagacagcAGAGATGCTGCAGACATCCCAAACAATTGGATGAACAGAAATGATCACCAGTAGTCTCGACAAGAACAAGAGCCATCTTTGAAAGAATGAAACCTACTTCGATCCCTCACCACAACTTCCCTTTCATATacctttgaaatgaatttcatcACCCTGTGGCAATCCCTGCATATTCTCAAGTTCTTCACAATCCTTATAACACTGCCTTTGCCCATCCTCGCCATCCCAAAAGCCACTGCGAGCTTTTCGCTGTGCTGCGCAATGgcatcttccttctcttcttcttctatgtcATGCAAAACATTGGCAACCTCTGCAACATAACCTTCTTGCCTAATCCTCGTCAAGATGTCTATCAACTTATCATAGGCCTCCTCTTTAACATTGCTTTGTTCAACGTTTGCAGTGAAGGTGTACACGACCTTGTCGACTTCTATGGAACTCCAGCCTGGGCTTTTCCTGATGCTCTCGTTGCTCATTGATCTGCGCACATTGGCGGCATCCTTCCACTTACCGGCGACAGCATAAATATTGGACAGTAGAACGTAGTCGCCGGAATCACCAGGTTCAACTTCTAAGAGTTTCTTCTTGACACTTTCAGCTAAATTGACATTTCCATGAATGCTACATGCACCAAGCAATGTTCTCCATATTATGGCATTGGGTTCGTGTGGCATTTGCATTATGAAGTCGTAGGCCTTGTCGAGTAGCCCGGCTCGACCGTATAGATCGACCATGCAACCGTAGTGCTCGATCGAATGCTTGATACCGTACACCTCGCTCATTCTACTGAAAAAATGGTAGCCTTGCTCCACCATTCCTGAATGGCTACAAGCATAGAGGAGTGAGATGAAGGTAACCCCATCAGGCTTCGTCCCATGTCCCTCCATTTGTTTGAACAATTCAATTGCCTCATTTCCTAGCCCCTGCATTGCCAGTGCTGCGATCATGGAGGTCCAACTGATCACACTCTTCTTTCTCATCTCTCGATCGAATACCCGGCGTGCCATTTCCATGCTCCCGCACCTAGCATACAGATCCAAGAGAGCATTAGAAACGGCGATGAAGGTGATGAGCCCAGACTTCTGCAAGTGGCCATGTAGAACCTTGCCGGTCTCGAAGGCCCCAGCTTGGGAGCAAGCCGAGAGGATGCCCGTCAAGCTTACTTCATTCGGCCGGAGGCCCTCCATCAGCAATTGCTGAAAGAAACTGAAAGCGTGGCGGAAAAGACCATGACTTGCGAACCCAACGATCATGGTGCTCCAGGATACAGGGTCCTTTTGAAGCATGGAGTCGAACAATCTTCTGGCCGCTTCCAGCTCTCCCGCCTTGGTGTAACCAGCGAGCATGATGTTCCAAGAAGTCAGATTCCTCCATGGCATTTCGTCGAACAGCTTCCCTGCATTTACGACGTCGCCGTCCCGGAAATGAGCGGTGATGATCGCGTTCCAGGCGACCACATTTGGTTGGGGAATATCGTCGAACGCCTTCCGGGCGGAGGCGACGCGGCCGCATTCGGCGTACATGCTGACCAGCGTGGTCGCCACGAAGAGGTGGGCGTCGAGGCCGTGGTGAATGGCGTGGGAGTGGATCTGGCAGCCGAGGGCGAGGGACTGGAAGTCGGCGGCCGCTTTGAGGAGGAAGGCGAAGGAGAAGCTGTCGGGGGCGATGGAGCGGAGGCGCATGGTGGAGTAGAGGAGGAGGGCACGGTGCGGGGAGACGTCGGAGTGGGATAGAGCGCGGATGAGGGTGTTGTGCATGAAGGCGTCGGGGGAGGGCATGAGGGAGAAGAGGCGGAGGGCGTGGTCGAGGCCATCGGGGAGGTCGGCAGCGAAGAAGAGGAGATTGCCGGCGACGAGGGAGTGAGCGTCGAGTCCGGCCTTAGAGGCGACAGCGTGGAGCTGGTGGAGGTGGCGGAGGGAGTTGCAGCGGCGCAGTGCGAGGAGAAGCGATTGCAATTTGCCAACGTCACACATCAGTCACCAGTTCGGTTCCCACACGGGCGATTCTATATTTATACTTGTTGGACACAAATAATAGACTGAGTGAgcaattagttgaatttaaaattatatagaatttaaatttaatttataattgagTTAATCTGAGTAGATGATGGACTAGTTTTTATCAAGTTTTAATTTCAGAATGACTGAGTGAGTAGAATAGTATGTTGGTCGGACAAAAAGACTAACTAGGTTAGTTTTTATTAAGTTTCAATCTTAGAATGACTGAGTGAGTAGAGTAGTATGTCGATCTGAATTTAAAATAGACTGAGTGAggacttagctgaatttaaaattatacagaatttaaattcatatATTGGTCAGACAAAAAGACTGACTAGGCGAGTTGAAATTTTTACCCGATCGATCCGATATTCATGTGCACAGGTCACGCTTGCATACGTATCAACTTTGTTCAGTGCAAATTCAAGTCTTGAATTTACACTCCTACGCACCCATATGtgaaagagtctctccccatatATTTATTTACAATCCCAATatatatgaatcaatataaaccaataaAATTATCTTGAAACTttcaatataaaatttaaatttcattgggaaatatctttttccttttattttttctccattcacttattcaatAATACTTTTATCATTTATTTTTTCATCCGGTTAGTTTTCTCCTCCCGCCGTGAGAAGGACGTGTCATAAAAAATAGTGGGGAGTAATccaatattcttttaaaaaaataaaaatctagatGCGGCAGTAGCAGCGGACCAAAAAAATCTTTAGCAGCTCATGCttttatagttttaaaagaaaattctaaaatttaacaGTTGGTTAATGAAATGGTATACTCATGTCCGTTGTCCATCGTCAAATACTGAATATATATAACGACAGATAAATTATaggattaatttataattaaatattaaataactaaataatgAAAAAAAGATTTTCTTGAAAGAATATATTTATTTAGGgatataatcgagccgagccgaactcttagaTATTTAagtttgactcatttataatcgagccgagctcgagctttatttaacaaatatattcatggcttacgagcttattcgagcttttatcgaacctaaacgaatttaataaatataaattataaatttaaatatccattaaaaattaaattatatattttttaaaaaattataatattcttattaaaatttataatttaattctaataaataaatttaatatatttatctatgtttttcataagtagaatataaaatctataaattcaatatcaaaattattatttttttatttaaaagttgattcatgagtttaATGAATATGTTCACGAACTAATgaaccgaatattgtgaagcttgagcttgatttatttatcttaacgagcctcattaaacgagtttAACGAGCTTTTAttgaatcgagtttcgaataactTACGAGcgacttgactcatttacacccttAAATTCATCATAAATCTTCTGTTTCATTGTAAGAAATTAATCACTCTAATTAATTGGGCATTACATGAAAACGGTATGTATAGATGATCAGTTAGCCTTATACTAATCTTGTAACAGAAAAAATCTTGCTGTATATAACTTAACATCACTATGATACAGTATAACATGTCTCGGTCGGTTTAATTCTTCTTACCACACGAAGTGCAAGTTTACCAGTGTAATGTCATATCACAACATGCTCACTAGttatgatttttataattttagagAAATCTTACTGCACGTTTggtttgtaaaatttttttattttcttctttttcattttctatttctatttttatgttttctaatgtagtttttaaaaaatagaaaatgcatTTGATATGATAGACTGTATTTCTATTTTAcagaaaagaaaattgaaaaaTACTTTTGGTAGATTAATATGGAAAATgataagtaaaattattcttatttagaaaaaaaaaataaagataaaaaattaatatagcaAAATTAATCTTATTTCTAATCTAATATAGGATTAAGCTTCCATATTATAATAGTACCAGAGCTAAGCAAATCACAACATAATTGATTGAGAaaataagggggcgtttggtttgcgtttttcatgttgttttctatttttattttctgagaaaatgaaaaacacatttggtttgcgttttccacgttcatttttaagaaaatgagagagtattttctaagaaaacgaaaaatgtgaaaaaatcattttctaaaaaacaaaaaatgcatgtttttcaggaaatgaaaatgaaaatgaggcaaaccaaacacaccctaagatTTTTAGGTGCAAGAGTATAACATTAGACTAGAACATCAAGAAGAATTCAAACAAGGCACTGCATCCATGGAGCTTCTATTCATTCTTTTAAGGTTTCATGGTGATAAAGAAGTATCATACCCTACTAGGAAGTTGACGACGCCCCTGGAGGTGGTGCCCAGAGAGTGCAGTGTGCACAGCAATAAGCAGAATACATACAAATACCTCTAAAATCTACTGTTGCTTTTTGGGTTTGTTAATGCTTGGATTGGCTTTACTTCGTATCATAATTTTTGTCGTTATGTTTCAACTGACTTAGTTAGGTGCTTTACTTCGTATCTTGCTCTCAGTCAAAGTTTTCACATTTTTTCATACTATTGTAGCAGGCGTTTTCGTCCTTAAACAAATTGGACACTTCTGTGCAGCAATAATGGAATTCTGCAATGTTCATTGACGCCACTCCGAGAAGAGATTTCTTGTTCTTGGCGACAGGGATTGAGCCCTAGACCAGAAGGAAATCTATTTAGGCTAGCACAAGATACTAAGTTCAAACATGAATAGATCCAAGGTATATTATGTGATATCTTTTCAAGCAAAGCAGATTTAGTATGCCGACAGGCAAAGC encodes the following:
- the LOC122040668 gene encoding pentatricopeptide repeat-containing protein At1g74630-like, with protein sequence MCDVGKLQSLLLALRRCNSLRHLHQLHAVASKAGLDAHSLVAGNLLFFAADLPDGLDHALRLFSLMPSPDAFMHNTLIRALSHSDVSPHRALLLYSTMRLRSIAPDSFSFAFLLKAAADFQSLALGCQIHSHAIHHGLDAHLFVATTLVSMYAECGRVASARKAFDDIPQPNVVAWNAIITAHFRDGDVVNAGKLFDEMPWRNLTSWNIMLAGYTKAGELEAARRLFDSMLQKDPVSWSTMIVGFASHGLFRHAFSFFQQLLMEGLRPNEVSLTGILSACSQAGAFETGKVLHGHLQKSGLITFIAVSNALLDLYARCGSMEMARRVFDREMRKKSVISWTSMIAALAMQGLGNEAIELFKQMEGHGTKPDGVTFISLLYACSHSGMVEQGYHFFSRMSEVYGIKHSIEHYGCMVDLYGRAGLLDKAYDFIMQMPHEPNAIIWRTLLGACSIHGNVNLAESVKKKLLEVEPGDSGDYVLLSNIYAVAGKWKDAANVRRSMSNESIRKSPGWSSIEVDKVVYTFTANVEQSNVKEEAYDKLIDILTRIRQEGYVAEVANVLHDIEEEEKEDAIAQHSEKLAVAFGMARMGKGSVIRIVKNLRICRDCHRVMKFISKVYEREVVVRDRSRFHSFKDGSCSCRDYW